The genomic interval CTCTGCCTCTCCGTTCCGCTCAGTAAAAATCATTACACCCTTTTCATGTTTGCTACAGAAAAAGAGCAAGAGAAGCCAAGAGATGCAAGGAAGAGCTGCTTTATTGAAGTTCTCTTCTCCAAAAGGAGCCTATTTAAAACTCAGCAACAACAGCTGCAGAATATTGTGGTCGTCTGGTAAGACTTTTAGGTGGATTCGCAGTCGCTAAAACGAAAAGGAAGACAAGGTTAAAACAAAGTTTGTAACAGGGTTGCGCCAGCCATTTAAAGACACTTCGCGGTTTAGTTTAGCAAACTTTATCTCCCAAGATTTTAGGTGAgcaaatgagatatcttggagatgggacccaagtgtaaacatgaaatgcatttatgttttatatacagcttatacacatataataaagaatacatttattttttaataaatttattaattattatgatgatgatagacATAACTTGAGGTAATTGTATACACAATACTtgtaatagttttgtgcatggaacaaagctTGTGcaccttgaaccatcagaaagcaaaggcgtccCTGTCTCAGGAcgggagtattttggaattccagataagggagacgcaATTTATAATCTCAATCTTGCCTCCATTCCCAATACTAAGAACGTTTCGGaggggactacagttcccagaacctcCATCCTCCAGGAATGAGGACGGTCAAGGAAAaagattagataaaataagcTGAAGGGTGCCAGAGTTACTTCATTGCCTTTTTGGTGATTAAGATTCCTCTGGAAAGGGATGGCCAACCGCCAGGTTTTGCAAGGCCTGTTTTCAAAGAAATGAATTGAAACTGGTGTCTTCCCAGGCCTCACTCCCACTTACACATCAATCGgtgtgtgatccaaatcgatggatcgattcgacattgGACcctggtttacactacacttgtcCTGATCACatttttctggcatcaaaataacccacttgtggttcttgttcacaaatgaatcgattcaaaattatTCGGTTCCAGCTGGcggaaggggaaatttgaatcgattccgatccgcttgtggttcacacttgcgtggaattgattgattgaaaaagaagcggaaaagaTCAGCGTCAAAAAGGCGTGGGTtgaatgggtctggagcatgttCCTTCTCTCAGAATCGCTTCGGCGATTTGGATTAAGCGGGAACCAGGATCATTTTAagcggttcaaaccaatttgcaaaccagtttaaaagttaATGGGAACGAGGCCCCGTATTCGGTTACTTTCTGAATCCATTCCCCGAACTATGCAACTCTACTTAAATATCCAagctgtagaatcatagaatcgtagagttggaagagaccccaaaaagggccctgatccagtccaaccccattctgccatgcatgaaatctcaatggaagcatccctgacagatggccatccagcctctgtgtaaagacctccatCAGGGCATCTCAAGAAGTGGCTtaatatccatgaaagcttatgctaaaataaaccatAGCTCAAAGGCGCGACTCAATTCTGTCTTCCCACACCCCATTTgactttctttttgttgttcttgtcatTCTTTCTTGCTACATTGTTCCATTTCTCTCCCTTGTCTCAGACAGCCCTTAATTGTTGATTTTAAGGAGCTGGGCTTCACAAAATTTGGGGGCCGATGCACTGAATAGGATCACAACCACATCCTAAGTGCAAACAATGCCAAGGGCCAGTTCAGTTTAcatagggctgcatctgcactgctaaaTCAATGtagtttggcatcgctttaactaccgtggctcaaggctatgcagttctggaatttgtagttttgtgaaatacatatatatatgtgtattctttattatattaaaaaaatgtacaccccaaaaaacaaaaacaaaacacaaacaaacatatacaATATAGAACATGATCAGACATATCCACACAAATGGTTTCCAAAAGTCATAGCAGCCGCTATGTGAGATATTTCTATAAGATCCCTGAAACGTTATCCTGATTTCAAACTAAGGACTGCATTTGCAGTCCTTAACAAATTATATCATTGCAAAACTGAGGCTAATAGTTTTGTCTGTTATGTCCCTGAGTCTAGTAACATTGATTTAATCTATTTCTAGTATCTCTGAAATCTATCATTATTTTCAGGTCCGTCTGCTTCTTTATCCGGCTACttcatgatattattattattctggtttTCAATTGACAAAGTTTTTCCTCCCCAAATATATCTGCACCGGATGCCAATCCTCTTTAAATTTATCTATTGAGCCAGATTTTATCAGACAAGTCTTATTGTCATttcccactttttcacaaaggaatcaaagcggattccaacggtataaataaaacatcaaacaattaaaaattaccatttaaaaaaccccaaatccccAACCCTTCCCGCAAGaacatcccaaaagtaaaaagctgccagttttctctgctttaactgcggtttaactttgcattatttttgttttggaagcAGTTCGGTGTGATAAAACTCctcaaatttgcaagttttggttaaatttgaatttaacttAAATTGCGTTTAactcatatttttttctctccgGATCTCGCTAGTGGGATAAAGCtcaaagtgatttcaaactgcaataattctgcaatgtgacagcagcctaGGCTGGTTGAATCTGCGCTGAATCCTCCCTTAGACTAGATCTGCCCCGTTTTCCAGAAAAGGGATCCGCTCCCCGGTTGCTTTTGGCCAGATCACTTTCCAAGAGATGACATTGTCGTGTCCGTTTTGCTTTCTTCCTTACCTTCTGCGACAGCATTCCATTCCTGAAATGCTGCACTCGCATTTCATGCATTTAGCCGTATCCCAACTGGATCTCACCGGATGCTTACTGCGATCATAAATATCTATGCATTCGTCTGGAGGCATCAGGAAacctaaaagagaagggaaatcgTTCCGTTTCGTCACAGAAGTGCCAGCAAACCTCCAAAGCGCAATGGAAACCAGCTTCTGAGTGCAGAGAAAAAGGATCACGACACCAAGACCACACAACACAACATCACATCCGGACTGATTGAAAAGATAAGAAAGTCTTGGATTTTGCTCCTgatctttctgattttatttcggAGACCATCCCAGAATATTTAATCTCAGTTCCCAGAATGATTGCTGACTTTTAAtaccaggtcagtttattttgaCAAGTGTAAAATCGAAAAGAACAGGAACACAATATGGACTTTTTTGATCGGTCCGGATGAAATTAGAGATGCCCAATACAAAGCTTGGAAGATTGGAGAAATATACCCCAAATTTCCAAAATTAGAGAATTTCAAGACCTTGGGGCTGGGTAGGAAATTACGTTTTAGACTACATCCCCTATAATCCCCAaccagctggggattctgggcactgtaacTGAAAATGTAAACTTTCAATTGGCTAAAAGAGTGACATCTTTTGAGCAGCTTCCAAGCACAAAACACCGACAGACGAAGTCGGTTGTCTGCTTTTATAACGTTACCATTTACTATCTCGAGTGTATGTTTGAGTCGCCAGCAGTCTCCTTCACACAAGACCAAGATCACAGACAGAACGGCCAAACAGAGGAGGACTCTCTAGAAAAAGAATCAGTTAGAAAGGTCTTCAGTTGTTTTACAAATGTCCTTGATTTAGCATTGGTGCCATTAAGCCATTATGTTCATGTAGTAGGATGCACATGGAAGCATAGTGTGTGAGAGTTAGCACCAAAAAATCAACATACCTCTCTTCTAAGTCAAAGCCATCTTGGATAAGTAGCTGGAGAAGATGATGGATATAGGTTTGGGGATTCACATGGCCCTCCTGATTTTGTTGGACGGTGGCTCTTAGTATTCCTTCTAAGGTCGCCACATGAAGTAAGAGACAAGGCTCCTGCGCTTGTAAAAGctgtgttcttgttgttgtcgtgcaccttcaagtcatttccttcttatggcaaccctattattgggttttcttggccatgtttgttcagaggaggtttgccattgccattctctgaagctgagaaagtgtgacttatgTAGAATAGGGAATTACAACAACAGATGTCATTGGGGGAAATTATACTCATCGTGCAGCTGCTGAAATTCCTCATTCTACAGAGACATTAAAAAATAACCTTTAAAAGGTTCATCATTTAAAGGACACAGGAGCCCCATCTCTGATTTCACATGGCAACCTCAGTTCCTCCTCTCTGACTGCGTTGGTTAGAGCtgctgcagtcaaacaacataTGAAGGCTCACCTGTTTCCCAGTCTTTGTTATTTCTGTTACCGTTTGTTATTGATTCCTCTAAAATGCAGCCTAAAGCACCTGAGATTTGCTGGTCTCCCCTACAAACCCAAACCAGGGCTGATCCCGCTCAGCTTCCAGGATCAACAGGGATCTCAGGTACTTTCAGGGTATTTAGTCAGAAAACAAAACCGTTGCTCCTCTTACCATCTTGAGCGTTGTTGTGTGTAGTAACTTGCACAGAACATTTCCTTGGATCGCCTGCAAGGACTCTCCTGTCCTCCACATTTATACAACTGAGGACAAGATGTGGGTGGAGGAGAGGCTAAATCGGGGGATATTCTAATGTGCGGCTGGAGACACTTTGTGCCACAGAGAAACAACATGTGCCCTTCGAAAGAGCACTTAGTGCAATTGGCAAAAAGAACATGAAAAGAGCATGTCTATGTACTCAAGCAAGTACCTGACTTTGTACTTTGACTTAGGGAGACCTTGCCTGCACCCGCATtgtagaaataagccagtttgacaccactttaactgccacggtacACTTCCCAGAACCCCAtcgcattgagccacggcagttaaagtggtgccaaaccccattatttctgcagcgtggatgcagcctctgtgaaTGAGATATCATTAAGAAACCCTTGTATTTACAGCTCTGGCCAGGgtttgcaaactcaaggctgCGGCTTCCAGTATCGGTTCTcatccccagattttggaaactggggtccacaacacactgcagaaataatccagtttgagagcacttgaactgccctggttcagtgctagggactcctgggaactgtagttcattgtggcaccagagctctctgacggagaaggctaaatgtctcgcaaaactacagttcccagaattgcctagccttgagccagggcagttcaagccgTCTCAAAGTGGATggtttctggagtgtgttttggactgatgGTTCCATGAATGTAGGCCTCCTTTGCTGGCCAAAGTGACATGTTTACCAGTGACTCTTCCAAACAATGAGTTTTATCACACTAGCAGAGATCCCACGGGAAAAACGGGATGTAAACAAGAGTTAAGTTAAATTCAAATGTAAACAGAACCCACGAATTcaggaactttatcacaccaaattgctgctAAAGCGAAATGATGCAAAGTTAAAGCGGAGAAAAATGTGGAATTTCCCAacagtaaaaagctgccatttttcctcTGGTTTCACTTCGGTTTCCCTTTGCATTATTCCACGTTAACAgcgacgtcgtgtgataaacttcaggcatttctgggttttctctaaCTTAactctactttaaatcccattttccttctagtgtgataaactccaatggcaAGCAGAAAGGATGGCTTTGAGGTCATCATACCTGATCAAGAAGCTGTTCCATCTCTAGAAGATACATATTCTGGGCTGAATTATGCATTAATTTTCCAAAAAGGAGAGAGACAGAGTTGGTGTTCTACCAGTTCACCAGGTACTTCTTGTGCACAAGATAGAGATCAGAGGGCTGCTAGCACTGCATGCGAAGAATGCGGATCTGATAACCTTTAGACGTCGTCATTCTGGCACCAGAAATGTCCATTGGTAATGAGAAGCAAAACTCACCTGCAGCGACTCAGGTGAGACCTCCATGACTCAACCTTTCTTTATGAAAACACCTTTGAGGGACCCAAATCCCATCCATTCGTCCCAACAAAAATAGACCCATCGAATCAGTTTCTGACTAGCGAGTCAATCCCAGAGGTGACTTCCGTCAATGTGACagatctggcaaaggtgcttCGGGATGAGGAAGCATTAGCCCAGGGAAGCAGGCTTGCTTGCAAGGCTGGAAGCATTTTAAGACCCTGAGTGCCGTAACATATAGNNNNNNNNNNNNNNNNNNNNNNNNNNNNNNNNNNNNNNNNNNNNNNNNNNNNNNNNNNNNNNNNNNNNNNNNNNNNNNNNNNNNNNNNNNNNNNNNNNNNNNNNNNNNNNNNNNNNNNNNNNNNNNNNNNNNNNNNNNNNNNNNNNNNNNNNNNNNNNNNNNNNNNNNNNNNNNNNNNNNNNNNNNNNNNNNNNNNNNNNNNNNNNNNNNNNNNNNNNNNNNNNNNNNNNNNNNNNNNNNNNNNNNNNNNNNNNNNNNNNNNNNNNNNNNNNNNNNNNNNNNNNNNNNNNNNNNNNNNNNNNNNNNNNNNNNNNNNNNNNNNNNNNNNNNNNNNNNNNNNNNNNNNNNNNNNNNNNNNNNNNNNNNNNNNNNNNNNNNNNNNNNNNNNNNNNNNNNNNNNNNNNNNNNNNNNNNNNNNNNNNNNNNNNNNNNNNNNNNNNNNNNNNNNNNNNNNNNNNNNNNNNNNNNNNNNNNNNNNNNNNNNNNNNNNNNNNNNNNNNNNNNNNNNNNNNNNNNNNNNNNNNNNNNNNNNNNNNNNNNNNNNNNNNNNNNNNNNNNNNNNNNNNNNNNNNNNNNNNNNNNNNNNNNNNNNNNNNNNNNNNNNNNNNNNNNNNNNNNNNNNNNNNNNNNNNNNNNNNNNNNNNNNNNNNNNNNNNNNNNNNNNNNNNNNNNNNNNNNNNNNNNNNNNNNNNNNNNNNNNNNNNNNNNNNNNNNNNNNNNNNNNNNNNNNNNNNNNNNNNNNNNNNNNNNNNNNNNNNNNNNNNNNNNNNNNNNNNNNNNNNNNNNNNNNNNNNNNNNNNNNNNNNNNNNNNNNNNNNNNNNNNNNNNNNNNNNNNNNNNNNNNNNNNNNNNNNNNNNNNNNNNNNNNNNNNNNNNNNNNNNNNNNNNNNNNNNNNNNNNNNNNNNNNNNNNNNNNNNNNNNNNNNNNNNNNNNNNNNNNNNNNNNNNNNNNNNNNNNNNNNNNNNNNNNNNNNNNNNNNNNNNNNNNNNNNNNNNNNNNNNNNNNNNNNNNNNNNNNNNNNNNNNNNNNNNNNNNNNNNNNNNNNNNNNNNNNNNNNNNNNNNNNNNNNNNNNNNNNNNNNNNNNNNNNNNNNNNNNNNNNNNNNNNNNNNNNNNNNNNNNNNNNNNNNNNNNNNNNNNNNNNNNNNNNNNNNNNNNNNNNNNNNNNNNNNNNNNNNNNNNNNNNNNNNNNNNNNNNNNNNNNNNNNNNNNNNNNNNNNNNNNNNNNNNNNNNNNNNNNNNNNNNNNNNNNNNNNNNNNNNNNNNNNNNNNNNNNNNNNNNNNNNNNNNNNNNNNNNNNNNNNNNNNNNNNNNNNNNNNNNNNNNNNNNNNNNNNNNNNNNNNNNNNNNNNNNNNNNNNNNNNNNNNNNNNNNNNNNNNNNNNNNNNNNNNNNNNNNNNNNNNNNNNNNNNNNNNNNNNNNNNNNNNNNNNNNNNNNNNNNNNNNNNNNNNNNNNNNNNNNNNNNNNNNNNNNNNNNNNNNNNNNNNNNNNNNNNNNNNNNNNNNNNNNNNNNNNNNNNNNNNNNNNNNNNNNNNNNNNNNNNNNNNNNNNNNNNNNNNNNNNNNNNNNNNNNNNNNNNNNNNNNNNNNNNNNNNNNNNNNNNNNNNNNNNNNNNNNNNNNNNNNNNNNNNNNNNNNNNNNNNNNNNNNNNNNNNNNNNNNNNNNNNNNNNNNNNNNNNNNNNNNNNNNNNNNNNNNNNNNNNNNNNNNNNNNNNNNNNNNNNNNNNNNNNNNNNNNNNNNNNNNNNNNNNNNNNNNNNNNNNNNNNNNNNNNNNNNNNNNNNNNNNNNNNNNNNNNNNNNNNNNNNNNNNNNNNNNNNNNNNNNNNNNNNNNNNNNNNNNNNNNNNNNNNNNNNNNNNNNNNNNNNNNNNNNNNNNNNNNNNNNNNNNNNNNNNNNNNNNNNNNNNNNNNNNNNNNNNNNNNNNNNNNNNNNNNNNNNNNNNNNNNNNNNNNNNNNNNNNNNNNNNNNNNNNNNNNNNNNNNNNNNNNNNNNNNNNNNNNNNNNNNNNNNNNNNNNNNNNNNNNNNNNNNNNNNNNNNNNNNNNNNNNNNNNNNNNNNNNNNNNNNNNNNNNNNNNNNNNNNNNNNNNNNNNNNNNNNNNNNNNNNNNNNNNNNNNNNNNNNNNNNNNNNNNNNNNNNNNNNNNNNNNNNNNNNNNNNNNNNNNNNNNNNNNNNNNNNNNNNNNNNNNNNNNNNNNNNNNNNNNNNNNNNNNNNNNNNNNNNNNNNNNNNNNNNNNNNNNNNNNNNNNNNNNNNNNNNNNNNNNNNNNNNNNNNNNNNNNNNNNNNNNNNNNNNNNNNNNNNNNNNNNNNNNNNNNNNNNNNNNNNNNNNNNNNNNNNNNNNNNNNNNNNNNNNNNNNNNNNNNNNNNNNNNNNNNNNNNNNNNNNNNNNNNNNNNNNNNNNNNNNNNNNNNNNNNNNNNNNNNNNNNNNNNNNNNNNNNNNNNNNNNNNNNNNNNNNNNNNNNNNNNNNNNNNNNNNNNNNNNNNNNNNNNNNNNNNNNNNNNNNNNNNNNNNNNNNNNNNNNNNNNNNNNNNNNNNNNNNNNNNNNNNNNNNNNNNNNNNNNNNNNNNNNNNNNNNNNNNNNNNNNNNNNNNNNNNNNNNNNNNNNNNNNNNNNNNNNNNNNNNNNNNNNNNNNNNNNNNNNNNNNNNNNNNNNNNNNNNNNNNNNNNNNNNNNNNNNNNNNNNNNNNNNNNNNNNNNNNNNNNNNNNNNNNNNNNNNNNNNNNNNNNNNNNNNNNNNNNNNNNNNNNNNNNNNNNNNNNNNNNNNNNNNNNNNNNNNNNNNNNNNNNNNNNNNNNNNNNNNNNNNNNNNNNNNNNNNNNNNNNNNNNNNNNNNNNNNNNNNNNNNNNNNNNNNNNNNNNNNNNNNNNNNNNNNNNNNNNNNNNNNNNNNNNNNNNNNNNNNNNNNNNNNNNNNNNNNNNNNNNNNNNNNNNNNNNNNNNNNNNNNNNNNNNNNNNNNNNNNNNNNNNNNNNNNNNNNNNNNNNNNNNNNNNNNNNNNNNNNNNNNNNNNNNNNNNNNNNNNNNNNNNNNNNNNNNNNNNNNNNNNNNNNNNNNNNNNNNNNNNNNNNNNNNNNNNNNNNNNNNNNNNNNNNNNNNNNNNNNNNNNNNNNNNNNNNNNNNNNNNNNNNNNNNNNNNNNNNNNNNNNNNNNNNNNNNNNNNNNNNNNNNNNNNNNNNNNNNNNNNNNNNNNNNNNNNNNNNNNNNNNNNNNNNNNNNNNNNNNNNNNNNNNNNNNNNNNNNNNNNNNNNNNNNNNNNNNNNNNNNNNNNNNNNNNNNNNNNNNNNNNNNNNNNNNNNNNNNNNNNNNNNNNNNNNNNNNNNNNNNNNNNNNNNNNNNNNNNNNNNNNNNNNNNNNNNNNNNNNNNNNNNNNNNNNNNNNNNNNNNNNNNNNNNNNNNNNNNNNNNNNNNNNNNNNNNNNNNNNNNNNNNNNNNNNNNNNNNNNNNNNNNNNNNNNNNNNNNNNNNNNNNNNNNNNNNNNNNNNNNNNNNNNNNNNNNNNNNNNNNNNNNNNNNNNNNNNNNNNNNNNNNNNNNNNNNNNNNNNNNNNNNNNNNNNNNNNNNNNNNNNNNNNNNNNNNNNNNNNNNNNNNNNNNNNNNNNNNNNNNNNNNNNNNNNNNNNNNNNNNNNNNNNNNNNNNNNNNNNNNNNNNNNNNNNNNNNNNNNNNNNNNNNNNNNNNNNNNNNNNNNNNNNNNNNNNNNNNNNNNNNNNNNNNNNNNNNNNNNNNNNNNNNNNNNNNNNNNNNNNNNNNNNNNNNNNNNNNNNNNNNNNNNNNNNNNNNNNNNNNNNNNNNNNNNNNNNNNNNNNNNNNNNNNNNNNNNNNNNNNNNNNNNNNNNNNNNNNNNNNNNNNNNNNNNNNNNNNNNNNNNNNNNNNNNNNNNNNNNNNNNNNNNNNNNNNNNNNNNNNNNNNNNNNNNNNNNNNNNNNNNNNNNNNNNNNNNNNNNNNNNNNNNNNNNNNNNNNNNNNNNNNNNNNNNNNNNNNNNNNNNNNNNNNNNNNNNNNNNNNNNNNNNNNNNNNNNNNNNNNNNNNNNNNNNNNNNNNNNNNNNNNNNNNNNNNNNNNNNNNNNNNNNNNNNNNNNNNNNNNNNNNNNNNNNNNNNNNNNNNNNNNNNNNNNNNNNNNNNNNNNNNNNNNNNNNNNNNNNNNNNNNNNNNNNNNNNNNNNNNNNNNNNNNNNNNNNNNNNNNNNNNNNNNNNNNNNNNNNNNNNNNNNNNNNNNNNNNNNNNNNNNNNNNNNNNNNNNNNNNNNNNNNNNNNNNNNNNNNNNNNNNNNNNNNNNNNNNNNNNNNNNNNNNNNNNNNNNNNNNNNNNNNNNNNNNNNNNNNNNNNNNNNNNNNNNNNNNNNNNNNNNNNNNNNNNNNNNNNNNNNNNNNNNNNNNNNNNNNNNNNNNNNNNNNNNNNNNNNNNNNNNNNNNNNNNNNNNNNNNNNNNNNNNNNNNNNNNNNNNNNNNNNNNNNNNNNNNNNNNNNNNNNNNNNNNNNNNNNNNNNNNNNNNNNNNNNNNNNNNNNNNNNNNNNNNNNNNNNNNNNNNNNNNNNNNNNNNNNNNNNNNNNNNNNNNNNNNNNNNNNNNNNNNNNNNNNNNNNNNNNNNNNNNNNNNNNNNNNNNNNNNNNNNNNNNNNNNNNNNNNNNNNNNNNNNNNNNNNNNNNNNNNNNNNNNNNNNNNNNNNNNNNNNNNNNNNNNNNNNNNNNNNNNNNNNNNNNNNNNNNNNNNNNNNNNNNNNNNNNNNNNNNNNNNNNNNNNNNNNNNNNNNNNNNNNNNNNNNNNNNNNNNNNNNNNNNNNNNNNNNNNNNNNNNNNNNNNNNNNNNNNNNNNNNNNNNNNNNNNNNNNNNNNNNNNNNNNNNNNNNNNNNNNNNNNNNNNNNNNNNNNNNNNNNNNNNNNNNNNNNNNNNNNNNNNNNNNNNNNNNNNNNNNNNNNNNNNNNNNNNNNNNNNNNNNNNNNNNNNNNNNNNNNNNNNNNNNNNNNNNNNNNNNNNNNNNNNNNNNNNNNNNNNNNNNtctctgaagatgccaaccacagatgctggtgaaacgtcaggaataaactcttccagaacatggccacggaGCCCGAAACACCCACaacaaaattatggatgccggccatgaaagccttcaactccacattaAATTCAAGACTGTTTTGATGCATACGGTTTGAAAAAACTACTGAGCATGGCCAAGGGCCAGGTACGATAACAAACTATGCCACCaagaaaacaatttgaagaaGTTTCACTTAAAGGCCTCCTTGAAGCCTGAGACAGAACAGATCTTGCCTCCAGCGCCAATATGAGACACTAATTGGCTCAAAAATGTCTTTTCTACaggtttccccccctttttctaAAGCGAAGGGAAACAACCAC from Sceloporus undulatus isolate JIND9_A2432 ecotype Alabama chromosome 6, SceUnd_v1.1, whole genome shotgun sequence carries:
- the LOC121934837 gene encoding small serum protein 5-like, translated to MEVSPESLQRVLLCLAVLSVILVLCEGDCWRLKHTLEIVNGFLMPPDECIDIYDRSKHPVRSSWDTAKCMKCECSISGMECCRRSDCEST